Proteins from one Arthrobacter sp. DNA4 genomic window:
- a CDS encoding polysaccharide biosynthesis tyrosine autokinase, with amino-acid sequence MSTTAAPAETSPGLDLADYLNVLRVYWKAIVAFTLLATLAAAGWTVLQPKIYSSDSSGIVVTPGSDNVSLALAGDSLAKAKVKNYESVAKSRLVADRVIKALDLTTTADALLGSISVKVPLDTAEIRITAQSKDPATAQRVADVWVNGLAAQVEAIETAPPTEPASGVAALSQAGASESAATAVRVLPLGKAVLPTTPTSPNTKLNLALGALVGLALGVAYALVRRHLDRRIRKAADIERRFGVPVIGTLPVDHRLDGRSTIVDAGTAAQLHDAGGAMAEALRELRTNLSFLDVDQPPRIIVVTSSLQAEGKSTVTANLAVTMAAAGENVVVVDGDLRRPTLVDVFNLVPGAGVTDVLTGAAELADVLQPWGALPNLSVLGSGRIPPNPSELLGSRAMKNMLDALAKDAVVLIDAPPLLPVTDAAVLSRAADGAILVIRTGRTTQEQLDQSLGNLDKVKGRVLGAVLNYVPIKGTDAYSYYGTYTSTLEPGSATRFNRLEAPKASGGALEPLPGGRRTRV; translated from the coding sequence TTGAGCACAACAGCAGCCCCTGCGGAGACATCTCCTGGCCTGGATCTCGCCGACTATCTGAACGTCCTCCGGGTCTACTGGAAGGCCATTGTCGCCTTCACCCTGCTGGCCACCCTGGCGGCCGCCGGATGGACTGTCCTCCAGCCCAAGATCTACTCCTCCGATTCCAGCGGAATTGTTGTCACGCCGGGGTCGGACAACGTGAGCCTGGCCCTGGCCGGTGACAGCCTGGCTAAGGCCAAGGTCAAAAACTACGAGTCGGTGGCCAAATCGCGGCTTGTAGCGGACCGGGTTATCAAGGCCCTGGACCTGACGACGACTGCCGATGCCCTGCTGGGTAGCATCAGCGTCAAGGTGCCTCTGGACACAGCCGAGATCAGGATCACCGCACAATCCAAGGACCCTGCAACTGCCCAGCGCGTGGCTGATGTCTGGGTCAACGGCCTCGCCGCCCAGGTGGAGGCGATCGAGACGGCGCCTCCCACAGAGCCAGCGTCAGGTGTTGCTGCACTCTCTCAGGCCGGGGCCTCAGAGAGTGCAGCAACGGCTGTCCGTGTCCTCCCCCTGGGTAAGGCCGTCCTACCCACCACCCCCACATCGCCCAACACCAAGCTCAATCTGGCGCTCGGCGCCCTTGTCGGGCTGGCCTTGGGTGTGGCTTATGCATTGGTCCGGCGGCACTTGGACCGGCGGATCCGGAAGGCTGCGGATATCGAGCGAAGGTTCGGCGTTCCCGTGATTGGCACCTTGCCAGTGGACCACCGGTTGGATGGTAGGAGCACCATTGTGGACGCTGGGACGGCAGCACAACTTCATGATGCCGGCGGTGCCATGGCTGAAGCTCTCCGCGAGCTGCGCACCAACCTCAGCTTCCTTGACGTGGACCAGCCGCCGCGGATCATCGTCGTCACCAGCTCACTGCAGGCAGAGGGAAAATCCACTGTCACGGCCAACCTGGCAGTCACCATGGCGGCAGCGGGTGAAAACGTGGTGGTGGTCGACGGCGACCTCCGCCGGCCCACGCTGGTGGACGTCTTCAACCTTGTTCCTGGAGCAGGAGTCACCGACGTGCTTACTGGGGCCGCCGAGCTTGCTGATGTCCTCCAGCCCTGGGGCGCGCTGCCTAACCTTTCAGTCCTGGGATCTGGGCGCATCCCACCAAACCCCAGCGAGCTGCTCGGCTCCCGGGCTATGAAGAATATGCTCGATGCCTTGGCCAAGGATGCTGTGGTCCTGATCGACGCGCCGCCGCTTCTTCCCGTTACGGATGCTGCCGTCCTTTCCCGGGCAGCAGACGGTGCCATCCTCGTGATTCGAACCGGCAGGACCACCCAGGAGCAGCTGGACCAGTCCTTGGGTAACCTTGACAAGGTCAAGGGTCGGGTCCTGGGAGCGGTTCTCAACTACGTTCCCATCAAGGGCACTGACGCCTACTCCTACTACGGAACCTATACGTCCACGCTTGAACCCGGTTCAGCGACAAGATTTAATCGCCTCGAGGCACCAAAAGCTTCTGGCGGTGCCCTCGAACCATTGCCAGGTGGCCGCAGGACTAGGGTCTAG
- a CDS encoding PqqD family protein, giving the protein MVWKRGGLVAEVCTEPRARVALLHLDATQPVVLEGTAAFIWDLIDGQRSEQDIFAELEATFEDQSGQMQGQVEDFLASLEAQRLIEAYLGAGL; this is encoded by the coding sequence ATGGTCTGGAAACGGGGCGGCTTGGTCGCAGAAGTCTGTACAGAGCCTCGGGCGCGCGTCGCCCTGCTGCACCTCGACGCAACCCAGCCCGTGGTCCTGGAGGGAACTGCTGCGTTCATCTGGGACCTGATTGACGGGCAGCGAAGCGAGCAGGACATCTTCGCCGAGCTTGAGGCCACCTTCGAGGACCAGTCTGGACAGATGCAGGGCCAGGTGGAGGACTTCCTGGCCAGCCTCGAAGCGCAGCGCCTGATTGAGGCATACCTCGGCGCTGGGCTCTAA
- a CDS encoding LPXTG cell wall anchor domain-containing protein, whose protein sequence is MKKTVAALALAGSIALIGTAPAMAATYPALPPQAAVSDGTVGPGETFIFRGQGFLAGESLTIRVTPGQAPASNGANIAGSRSVAGRINVVAEAQTLKATADAQGTVSLPIAINEPGTYSVTATGDTSGVTVGPVVVKVTPAALVANGNSALSNSGSNLANTGADSGLILWSVVGVGALAAGATSVMVVRRRAKAEAAA, encoded by the coding sequence ATGAAAAAAACAGTCGCTGCACTCGCACTTGCAGGATCCATAGCACTTATCGGTACCGCGCCCGCGATGGCGGCAACCTACCCGGCACTCCCGCCGCAGGCAGCTGTTTCCGACGGTACCGTCGGGCCGGGTGAAACCTTTATCTTCCGTGGCCAGGGCTTCCTTGCTGGCGAATCACTGACCATCCGGGTCACGCCTGGCCAAGCACCCGCTTCCAATGGGGCCAACATCGCGGGTAGCCGCTCGGTAGCAGGACGTATCAACGTTGTGGCTGAGGCTCAGACCCTAAAGGCGACTGCTGATGCGCAGGGAACGGTATCGCTGCCGATCGCCATCAATGAACCTGGCACTTACAGCGTGACCGCGACTGGAGACACGTCCGGTGTAACGGTTGGTCCTGTCGTGGTCAAGGTCACGCCAGCAGCGCTCGTGGCCAACGGTAATTCCGCGCTTTCTAACAGCGGCTCCAATCTGGCGAACACTGGCGCCGACTCCGGCCTGATCCTCTGGAGCGTCGTCGGCGTTGGCGCGCTGGCAGCAGGTGCAACCTCGGTAATGGTAGTTCGCCGCCGTGCCAAGGCAGAGGCAGCTGCATAA
- the galU gene encoding UTP--glucose-1-phosphate uridylyltransferase GalU, whose translation MTTGKAITKAVIPAAGLGTRFLPATKAMPKEMLPVVDRPAIQYVVEEAIDAGLTDLLMITGRNKRALEDHFDREPGLEAALEAKGDKDKLGLVEYASNLGPIHYVRQGEAKGLGHAVLCAQQHVGDEPFAVLLGDDLIDEAEDLLSTMMAVQQKTGGSVIALIEVDPSQISAYGCADISVVEGEDYVRVNSLVEKPAVADAPSNLAVIGRYVLHHNVFGVLENTAPGRGNEIQLTDALQTLAASEGEGSGVYGVVFKGRRYDTGDKLSYLKAVITLASERVEFGEDLKTWMKSFVG comes from the coding sequence ATGACTACGGGGAAAGCTATTACCAAAGCCGTCATTCCTGCTGCCGGATTGGGAACACGCTTCCTGCCCGCCACCAAGGCGATGCCGAAGGAAATGTTGCCGGTGGTTGACCGTCCGGCCATCCAGTACGTGGTGGAGGAAGCGATTGACGCAGGTCTCACGGACTTGCTGATGATTACTGGCCGCAACAAGCGCGCGCTCGAGGACCACTTCGACCGCGAACCGGGCTTGGAAGCTGCCCTGGAAGCCAAGGGTGATAAAGACAAGCTCGGCCTGGTGGAGTACGCCTCCAATCTGGGTCCCATCCACTATGTCCGCCAGGGCGAAGCCAAGGGCCTCGGCCACGCGGTGCTGTGTGCACAGCAGCACGTGGGCGACGAACCTTTTGCCGTGCTCCTGGGTGACGACCTCATCGACGAGGCCGAGGACCTGCTCAGCACGATGATGGCGGTGCAACAGAAGACCGGGGGGTCTGTGATCGCCCTGATCGAGGTCGATCCGTCGCAGATCAGTGCCTACGGCTGCGCTGATATTTCGGTAGTTGAAGGCGAGGACTATGTCCGCGTCAACAGCCTTGTAGAGAAGCCTGCTGTCGCTGACGCACCGTCCAACCTCGCTGTTATCGGCCGCTACGTGCTGCACCACAACGTGTTCGGTGTCTTGGAAAACACGGCGCCAGGCCGCGGCAACGAGATTCAGCTGACCGACGCCCTGCAGACGCTGGCCGCAAGCGAGGGCGAAGGCTCCGGCGTGTACGGCGTGGTGTTCAAGGGCCGCCGCTACGACACTGGCGACAAGCTGAGTTACCTTAAGGCCGTGATTACCCTTGCTTCAGAGCGCGTGGAGTTCGGCGAGGACCTCAAGACTTGGATGAAGAGCTTCGTTGGCTAA
- a CDS encoding VanZ family protein — protein sequence MVPLAFIAFWPTPVDQPVSGQVSQLLNFLRDHGIPRWVDYDFLEALANVALFLPIGFTAALAFPEKRWWQSGALGLAISGCIELGQLLFLRDRFASPSDVVTNTSGAIIGALLSALALKKRGGPLPYRRRPPRRR from the coding sequence ATGGTACCGCTTGCTTTCATTGCCTTTTGGCCGACACCTGTCGATCAGCCCGTATCAGGGCAGGTCTCGCAATTACTGAATTTTCTCCGGGACCACGGCATCCCGAGATGGGTTGACTATGACTTCCTGGAAGCCTTAGCGAACGTGGCTCTGTTCCTCCCCATCGGATTCACGGCCGCGCTTGCCTTTCCGGAAAAACGCTGGTGGCAATCAGGCGCTCTCGGGCTGGCAATTTCTGGCTGTATCGAGTTAGGACAGCTGCTTTTTCTGAGGGACCGCTTTGCGAGCCCGTCAGATGTTGTGACAAACACGTCAGGTGCCATCATCGGAGCCTTACTAAGCGCCCTGGCGCTGAAAAAGAGGGGAGGCCCGCTGCCCTACAGGCGCAGACCTCCCCGAAGGCGTTAG
- a CDS encoding nucleotidyltransferase family protein, whose amino-acid sequence MAEDSNETMLSLPEAVLLGHAMVQRVVDALGIRAFFIKGPVSVLQGLREPRISGDVDVFVAPSDVELILLALEGRGWQQRPSEPESGSFPKHSVTIGHPRWPCCIDVHFRFPGMDRPAARSFETMWANTVDIKIAGQEVRVPSIPLGILVVALHALRTPRHPTCRQELEFLSRFTSRHLYADAVLKIAMATGSLAAVRPFLEDLLSEHIPPEWPDPSLEWRNRGRAQEPGSARFIAIMQAPWRDKARLLWRALFPRSEVFLSGNIYADMSLTGRLRLHSDRWKRFLRGFPRLVRNLRGLR is encoded by the coding sequence ATGGCGGAAGACTCCAATGAAACGATGCTCAGTCTTCCAGAGGCTGTGCTCCTCGGCCATGCAATGGTCCAGCGCGTGGTGGACGCTTTGGGTATTCGGGCCTTCTTCATCAAGGGGCCGGTGAGTGTGCTGCAAGGGCTGCGTGAACCGAGGATTTCTGGGGACGTTGATGTCTTTGTGGCACCTTCAGACGTCGAACTCATCCTGCTTGCCCTTGAGGGCAGGGGTTGGCAACAACGGCCGTCCGAACCTGAGAGCGGGAGCTTCCCCAAACACTCCGTGACTATTGGCCATCCTCGTTGGCCTTGTTGCATAGACGTCCACTTTCGCTTTCCCGGGATGGATAGACCGGCGGCACGCTCCTTTGAGACGATGTGGGCGAACACTGTGGATATAAAAATCGCTGGGCAGGAGGTACGGGTCCCCTCAATACCGCTCGGAATACTGGTCGTAGCGTTGCATGCTTTGCGAACCCCGCGACACCCCACTTGTCGGCAGGAGCTTGAGTTCTTGAGTAGATTCACGAGCCGGCACTTGTACGCCGATGCCGTCTTGAAAATTGCCATGGCAACAGGATCCCTCGCTGCTGTGCGCCCTTTTCTGGAAGATCTCCTCTCTGAGCACATTCCGCCAGAGTGGCCAGACCCGTCCCTGGAGTGGCGCAATCGAGGTAGGGCCCAGGAACCAGGGAGTGCACGGTTCATAGCCATCATGCAGGCTCCTTGGCGAGACAAGGCCCGATTGCTCTGGCGAGCGCTCTTTCCCCGTTCAGAGGTCTTTTTGAGCGGCAACATCTACGCGGACATGTCCTTGACAGGAAGGCTGAGGCTTCATAGTGACCGGTGGAAGCGCTTTCTACGGGGATTTCCGCGACTCGTGCGCAACCTTCGTGGCCTTAGATGA
- a CDS encoding enoyl-CoA hydratase/isomerase family protein → MISLSISNGIAEVVLDAPHKLNSLDEQALRDLAQAYDDAAAAASRGEVRALLLRGEGRAFCAGRDIAGVTPENDDAAAYLGGLVEPLLQKMAAFPAPTFAAAQGACLGVGLGLLLATDVVYVAENAKFGSPFAKLGATLDSGGHWYFTERLGMHRTLDLIYTADLISGAEAVAQGMFSRAMPADSLLESTREIVSRVAAGATGAFVASKELVAHIRDQRLGLWQAMQEENEEQARLCKTEDYAEGFRAFQEKREPKFSGSSR, encoded by the coding sequence TAGTGCTGGACGCCCCGCACAAGCTGAACTCCCTGGATGAGCAGGCGCTGCGGGATTTAGCACAGGCGTACGACGACGCTGCTGCCGCCGCCTCACGCGGTGAGGTGCGGGCGCTGCTGCTGAGGGGAGAGGGACGGGCCTTCTGCGCGGGCCGGGACATCGCCGGGGTCACCCCGGAGAACGATGACGCCGCCGCGTACCTGGGCGGCCTGGTGGAGCCGCTGCTGCAGAAGATGGCCGCGTTCCCGGCACCCACCTTTGCCGCGGCGCAGGGCGCGTGCCTGGGCGTGGGGCTGGGGCTGCTGCTGGCCACGGACGTGGTGTACGTGGCGGAGAACGCGAAGTTCGGCTCGCCGTTCGCCAAGCTGGGGGCCACGCTGGATTCGGGCGGGCACTGGTACTTCACCGAGCGTTTGGGCATGCACCGGACGCTGGACCTGATCTACACGGCGGACCTGATCTCCGGCGCGGAGGCGGTGGCGCAGGGGATGTTCAGCCGCGCCATGCCTGCCGACTCTTTGTTGGAGTCCACGCGGGAGATTGTTTCGCGGGTTGCTGCCGGCGCCACGGGCGCCTTTGTTGCCTCCAAGGAGCTGGTGGCGCACATCCGCGACCAGCGGCTGGGCCTGTGGCAGGCCATGCAGGAGGAGAACGAGGAACAGGCGCGACTCTGCAAGACCGAGGACTACGCGGAAGGCTTCCGGGCGTTCCAGGAGAAGCGCGAACCGAAGTTCTCCGGTTCCTCCCGCTAG